A portion of the Rhodococcus pseudokoreensis genome contains these proteins:
- a CDS encoding aldehyde dehydrogenase family protein: MTTPAQLHHLVDGQWLDGAGDILVSTSPAEPGVVVAQGRLADTAALDGAVASAQRAKREWARTPAHERGAILVRAAAVVENAAQDWGTELAREEGKTKPEGIGEVLRAAQILRYYGNDADRDAGEVFSSPRRGERIMVTRKPLGVVGVITPFNFPIAIPAWKIAPALTYGNTVVWKPTSTVPLLAMRLAQALTDAGLPDGVLNLVIGNGAVGNGIVEHPGIDAVTFTGSTGVGRRIAAAGAARGVPVQAEMGGKNAAVVLGDADLELAAEQVMLGAFRSTGQKCTATSRLIVTDDIAEDFLAELGKRADALNVGNPVHDGIEMGPVVDAAARSSIRAGIDRAFEQGAQRIAGGHDYSEGALTAGYFVPPTILELPSPSPDLWRDELFGPVLAVRRAGSVDEAFALVNDSEFGLSAAVFTQDLTRTLDAIDDLDVGILHINSESAGADPHVPFGGAKKSGYGPKEQGRSAREFFTHTTTVYLRGGQARI, translated from the coding sequence ATGACTACACCCGCGCAACTGCACCATCTCGTCGACGGACAATGGCTCGACGGGGCCGGCGACATCCTCGTCAGCACCAGCCCGGCCGAGCCGGGCGTCGTCGTCGCCCAGGGACGACTGGCTGACACCGCCGCACTCGACGGGGCGGTCGCGTCAGCCCAACGGGCCAAGCGGGAATGGGCCCGCACCCCCGCACACGAGCGGGGCGCGATCCTCGTGCGTGCGGCGGCGGTCGTGGAGAACGCGGCCCAGGACTGGGGCACCGAACTCGCCCGGGAAGAAGGCAAGACCAAGCCCGAAGGCATCGGTGAAGTCCTGCGCGCGGCCCAGATCCTGCGCTATTACGGCAACGACGCGGACCGCGACGCGGGTGAGGTCTTTTCCTCCCCGCGCCGCGGGGAACGCATCATGGTCACCCGCAAACCGCTCGGCGTGGTGGGGGTGATCACCCCGTTCAACTTCCCGATCGCCATCCCGGCATGGAAGATTGCCCCGGCCCTGACCTACGGCAACACGGTGGTCTGGAAGCCGACCAGCACCGTGCCTCTCCTGGCGATGCGCCTGGCCCAGGCACTCACCGACGCGGGCCTGCCGGACGGTGTACTGAATCTGGTGATCGGGAACGGCGCTGTCGGCAACGGCATCGTCGAGCATCCCGGCATCGACGCGGTCACGTTCACCGGTTCCACCGGTGTCGGCCGCAGGATCGCCGCGGCCGGCGCCGCCCGCGGTGTCCCGGTGCAGGCCGAGATGGGCGGCAAGAACGCCGCCGTCGTCCTCGGTGACGCCGATCTCGAGCTGGCCGCCGAGCAGGTGATGTTGGGGGCCTTCCGTTCGACGGGGCAGAAGTGCACCGCGACGTCCCGGCTGATCGTCACCGACGACATCGCCGAGGACTTCCTCGCCGAACTCGGCAAGCGCGCCGACGCACTGAATGTCGGCAACCCCGTTCACGACGGCATCGAGATGGGGCCGGTGGTCGACGCGGCCGCCCGCTCCTCGATCCGGGCGGGGATCGATCGTGCCTTCGAACAAGGGGCGCAGCGCATCGCCGGTGGCCACGACTACTCCGAGGGCGCCTTGACGGCAGGGTATTTCGTTCCCCCGACCATCCTCGAGCTGCCCTCGCCCTCGCCCGACCTCTGGCGTGATGAGCTGTTCGGTCCGGTATTGGCGGTCCGGCGAGCTGGCAGCGTCGACGAGGCCTTCGCCCTGGTGAACGACAGCGAGTTCGGGCTCTCTGCCGCCGTCTTCACCCAGGACCTCACGCGCACCCTGGACGCCATCGACGACCTGGACGTCGGCATCTTGCACATCAACTCCGAATCCGCCGGTGCCGACCCGCACGTGCCGTTCGGAGGTGCGAAGAAGAGCGGATACGGACCGAAGGAACAGGGTCGCTCGGCGCGAGAATTCTTCACCCACACCACCACGGTGTACCTACGGGGCGGGCAGGCCCGGATATGA
- the gabT gene encoding 4-aminobutyrate--2-oxoglutarate transaminase: MTAVHTPVGGPQLEQVRRIVTEVPGPRSQELAARRSSALPAGLTSGAGIYTAAAGGGVLVDVDGNSFIDFGSGIAVTTVGNAAPRVVERASRQLAKYTHTCFLATPYEPYIEVAEALNRLTPGDHEKRTALFNTGSEAVENAVKYARAATGRPAVVTFDHAFHGRTLMTMTMTAKNQPYKSTFGPFAPEVYRAPMAYPYRWPSGAENAADEAFAQFEMLVDSQIGADAVACVVVEPIQGEGGFIVPAEGFLRRIADFCRDRGIVFVADEVQAGIARTGTWFASEHEGVVPDLIVTAKGLAGGMPLAAVTGRAEIMDTAHAGGIGGTYSGNPAACEAALGVFDTIEEDHLLARAQVIGDLMFRELRDIAAQTDIIGDIRGRGAMVAIELVQPGTKTPNREAVAAINRYCLAHGLLTLTAGTFGNVLRFLPPLSISDELLIEGFSVLRDAVGAL, encoded by the coding sequence ATGACTGCTGTGCACACACCCGTTGGCGGACCGCAGCTCGAGCAGGTACGCCGCATCGTCACCGAGGTACCGGGACCCCGGTCCCAGGAACTCGCTGCCCGCCGATCCTCCGCTCTGCCGGCGGGGTTGACCAGCGGTGCGGGTATCTACACCGCGGCCGCGGGCGGCGGCGTGCTGGTCGACGTCGACGGTAATTCGTTCATCGATTTCGGCAGCGGTATCGCGGTCACCACGGTCGGTAACGCGGCTCCACGGGTGGTCGAGCGCGCGTCCCGCCAGTTGGCGAAGTACACGCACACGTGTTTCCTCGCGACCCCGTACGAGCCGTACATCGAGGTCGCCGAGGCGCTCAACCGGCTCACCCCGGGCGATCACGAGAAGCGGACGGCATTGTTCAATACCGGCAGCGAGGCGGTGGAGAACGCCGTGAAGTACGCGCGGGCGGCCACCGGCCGGCCCGCCGTGGTCACTTTCGACCACGCCTTCCATGGACGCACGTTGATGACGATGACCATGACGGCGAAGAACCAGCCGTACAAGAGCACGTTCGGTCCGTTCGCCCCCGAGGTGTACCGGGCGCCGATGGCATACCCGTACCGGTGGCCGAGCGGCGCCGAGAATGCGGCGGACGAGGCGTTCGCCCAGTTCGAGATGCTGGTGGACTCGCAGATCGGCGCCGACGCGGTGGCCTGCGTCGTGGTGGAGCCGATTCAGGGGGAGGGTGGGTTCATCGTCCCGGCCGAGGGCTTCCTGCGCCGCATCGCGGACTTCTGCCGGGACCGCGGAATCGTGTTCGTCGCCGACGAGGTGCAGGCCGGCATCGCGCGCACCGGTACCTGGTTCGCCTCCGAGCACGAGGGCGTCGTCCCGGACCTGATCGTGACCGCCAAGGGGTTGGCCGGCGGGATGCCGCTCGCGGCCGTCACCGGCCGTGCGGAGATCATGGACACCGCGCACGCCGGCGGGATCGGCGGCACCTACAGCGGCAATCCCGCCGCCTGCGAGGCGGCTCTCGGAGTCTTCGACACCATCGAGGAAGACCACCTGCTCGCGCGGGCACAGGTCATCGGCGACCTCATGTTCCGCGAACTGCGCGATATCGCCGCCCAGACCGACATCATCGGAGACATCCGCGGCCGCGGCGCCATGGTGGCGATCGAGCTCGTCCAGCCCGGCACCAAGACTCCCAACCGTGAGGCCGTCGCCGCGATCAACCGGTACTGCCTCGCCCACGGTCTGCTCACGTTGACCGCCGGCACCTTCGGCAACGTCCTGCGATTCCTGCCCCCGCTGTCGATCTCGGACGAACTCCTCATCGAAGGTTTCTCCGTGCTCCGGGACGCCGTCGGGGCCCTGTAA
- a CDS encoding NAD-glutamate dehydrogenase domain-containing protein, with protein sequence MVFLADTVSNDAVEAVILWPNGTPLLSDVANVFEHFGLRVADRDTIPLPPGMSADAALHKFIFRAPRISAPQSLIRVAEAFEAQTLHDFEVDDFGKLIAAVGLSWREIVFVRAASRFVRQAGLGLSESYVIDTLLQHTQFVESLVRYFGARFDPELVDRGAVVAEAVAAVHEHLDAATTLDEDRIMRSLESFVTACLRTNWYQLETAGIPKPYVSFKLDSSRLALTGPVVPYREIYVYANDVEGIHLRGGAVARGGLRFSDRPEDYRTEVLGLMKTQTVKNSPIVPVGAKGAFVRKNPDISPAEAYSTFIRGLLDVTDNIVDGHTVPPERSVAYDDPDTYLVVAADKGTASFSDLANDIALDAGYWLGDAFASGGSRGYDHKAMGITARGAWVSVRRHFDELGVDVHGDPFTVVGIGDMSGDVFGNGMLLSESIKLVAAFDHRHIFIDPDPDPARSFAERTRLFALPGTTWDHYDRNALSTGAGIWPRTAKQISLSPEAQHVLGLQQNLISPNELIKEILTARVDLLWNGGIGTYVKASTESHSEAADPVNDSVRVNAVHLRCAVIGEGGNLGLTQRARIEYALRGGRINADFIDNAAGVATSDLEVNLKIALDVAVHNGRIDREERNALLASSRPDVADAVLRNCESQTLAISLAASQAPQLLNRHERLIDNLEHNNGINRVTEVLPTKKELVSRTQAGLGLTRPEIAVLLAQSKNVVQADLLHSSVPDEPVFATALSAYFPPRIRAQLSQKGIRDHRLAREIIATKIADDLINHVGPGLIYQLDERLGVKTPAVARAYAVVRAVFDVDELWADAELRTDITQAERWDLLRNLQHFIERTASWILRRRASPLNVEAEIDRYRPSVRELVANLPHPTTIVETTERMRFLCEVLDLIETARRCCCPVDTAAAVFARTDSLLGLTWLTGRLEHHATNNWWDAMAAATVRGDLAERHHALVGAILDLDTGHEDQVLVWQERAADAINRFSRITAELRRDGVVDVSRACTAGAELKLLVRSTGAGGAGDTTA encoded by the coding sequence ATGGTATTCCTAGCCGATACCGTGAGTAACGACGCCGTTGAGGCTGTAATTCTGTGGCCGAATGGGACACCTCTTCTCTCGGACGTCGCAAACGTCTTCGAGCACTTCGGACTACGGGTCGCAGACCGTGACACCATCCCGCTGCCGCCCGGCATGTCGGCCGACGCCGCACTCCACAAATTCATCTTCCGGGCACCACGGATATCAGCACCCCAGTCGCTCATCCGGGTCGCGGAGGCCTTCGAGGCGCAGACACTCCACGACTTCGAGGTCGATGACTTCGGCAAGTTGATCGCCGCTGTCGGCCTGTCCTGGCGGGAGATCGTTTTCGTCCGCGCCGCCAGCCGGTTCGTCCGCCAGGCCGGGCTCGGGTTGTCCGAGAGCTATGTCATCGACACCCTTCTGCAGCACACGCAGTTCGTCGAGTCGCTGGTCCGATACTTCGGCGCGCGGTTCGATCCTGAGCTGGTCGACCGCGGCGCGGTAGTCGCGGAAGCCGTTGCCGCAGTCCACGAACACCTCGATGCAGCAACGACCTTGGACGAAGACCGGATCATGCGGTCGCTGGAGTCGTTCGTCACCGCCTGCCTGCGGACGAACTGGTACCAACTCGAAACCGCCGGCATACCGAAGCCCTACGTCTCGTTCAAACTCGACTCGAGCAGACTCGCTCTCACCGGACCCGTCGTTCCCTACCGCGAGATCTACGTGTACGCCAACGACGTCGAGGGCATCCATCTACGCGGCGGTGCCGTCGCGCGGGGCGGGCTGCGGTTCTCCGATCGTCCCGAGGACTACCGCACCGAGGTGCTGGGATTGATGAAAACCCAGACGGTGAAGAACTCCCCGATCGTGCCGGTCGGGGCCAAGGGCGCCTTCGTCCGAAAGAACCCGGATATCAGCCCTGCAGAAGCATATTCGACGTTCATCAGGGGACTTCTGGACGTCACCGACAACATCGTCGACGGTCACACCGTTCCACCGGAACGGAGCGTCGCGTACGACGACCCGGACACCTACCTCGTCGTCGCCGCAGACAAGGGAACGGCATCATTCTCCGACCTGGCGAACGACATCGCCCTCGACGCCGGTTACTGGCTCGGCGACGCATTCGCCTCCGGCGGCTCGCGCGGATACGACCACAAAGCCATGGGAATCACCGCACGCGGCGCCTGGGTCTCGGTGCGCAGGCACTTCGACGAACTCGGCGTCGACGTGCACGGCGACCCGTTCACCGTCGTCGGTATCGGCGACATGTCCGGTGACGTCTTCGGCAACGGGATGTTGTTGTCCGAGTCGATCAAGCTCGTCGCGGCCTTCGATCATCGGCACATCTTCATCGATCCCGACCCCGATCCGGCCCGTTCGTTCGCCGAGCGCACACGTCTGTTTGCGCTTCCCGGAACCACCTGGGATCACTACGATCGCAACGCCCTGTCCACCGGTGCCGGTATCTGGCCGCGCACCGCCAAGCAGATCTCGCTCTCTCCCGAGGCCCAGCACGTACTCGGACTGCAGCAAAACCTGATTTCACCGAACGAGCTGATCAAGGAAATCCTGACCGCCCGCGTCGACCTGCTGTGGAACGGCGGAATCGGTACCTATGTCAAAGCATCGACCGAAAGCCACTCCGAGGCCGCCGATCCGGTCAACGACTCGGTGCGCGTGAACGCCGTCCACCTTCGCTGCGCAGTGATCGGCGAAGGCGGCAATCTCGGGTTGACGCAGCGAGCGCGAATCGAATACGCCCTCAGAGGTGGTCGGATCAATGCCGACTTCATCGACAACGCCGCCGGAGTCGCCACCTCGGACCTCGAAGTCAATCTCAAGATTGCACTCGATGTCGCGGTGCACAACGGACGAATCGACCGGGAAGAACGTAATGCGCTACTGGCTTCCTCCCGCCCAGATGTCGCCGACGCAGTTCTCAGAAACTGCGAGAGTCAAACGCTGGCAATCAGTCTCGCCGCATCTCAGGCACCGCAGCTGTTGAATCGGCACGAGCGGCTCATCGACAACCTCGAACACAACAACGGCATCAACCGGGTAACCGAGGTGCTGCCGACGAAGAAGGAGCTGGTGTCGCGGACCCAGGCAGGCCTCGGACTCACACGCCCTGAGATCGCCGTCCTCCTCGCGCAGTCGAAGAACGTGGTGCAGGCGGACCTGCTCCACTCATCCGTTCCGGACGAACCGGTCTTCGCCACCGCCTTATCGGCATACTTTCCGCCCCGGATCCGCGCGCAACTCTCCCAGAAGGGAATCCGCGACCACCGCCTGGCCCGCGAGATCATAGCGACGAAGATCGCCGACGACCTCATCAATCACGTGGGCCCCGGTCTGATCTATCAGCTCGACGAACGCCTCGGCGTCAAAACCCCGGCGGTCGCCAGGGCCTATGCGGTTGTCCGGGCTGTGTTCGACGTCGACGAGCTGTGGGCGGACGCCGAACTTCGCACCGACATCACGCAGGCCGAACGCTGGGATCTCCTCCGCAATCTCCAGCACTTCATCGAGCGCACGGCCTCCTGGATCTTGCGCCGCCGCGCCTCGCCGCTGAACGTCGAAGCGGAGATCGATCGGTATCGCCCCAGCGTCCGTGAATTGGTCGCGAACCTTCCTCACCCGACCACGATCGTCGAGACCACTGAGCGAATGCGATTCCTCTGCGAGGTGCTGGACCTGATCGAGACCGCCCGGCGCTGCTGCTGCCCTGTCGACACCGCCGCAGCCGTCTTCGCCCGAACGGACTCCCTGCTCGGACTGACCTGGTTGACCGGGCGCCTCGAGCACCACGCCACGAACAACTGGTGGGATGCGATGGCGGCCGCGACAGTGCGCGGCGACCTGGCCGAACGCCATCATGCGCTGGTCGGAGCCATCCTCGATCTCGACACCGGACACGAAGACCAGGTGCTCGTCTGGCAGGAACGCGCGGCAGACGCCATCAACCGCTTCTCCCGTATCACCGCCGAACTCCGGCGCGACGGCGTGGTCGACGTCTCCCGTGCGTGCACAGCCGGTGCCGAGCTGAAGCTGCTGGTCCGGAGCACCGGTGCTGGCGGAGCCGGGGATACCACCGCATGA